The Carnobacterium divergens genome includes a window with the following:
- the essC gene encoding type VII secretion protein EssC, with translation MILKTNNIANDSIVPIDDQMKANPTTLFEVFYFGERFSHYQLTTANPELVIDGHVVVYNGQEILIDDQPYEKTNANFIVMKPNEYQTIVTNKPKKDFTISSMSSSAISIETAAFVSVTVKNKMPQYNVAIYANKEKIYFNGKLVEKGSFDFVTGNQLVMDKLIIEVRENQLKLTTLGTEFTLNPFELIEQSYKPEYPSEFPLFRRSPRIHLKEPKMDVEVMSPTPKEKEGKNELVRTLVPPLGMVVLSGATSFLSGGNPIMMLSMGGASLLTAGFSVSSYFTNKKETKEKNQQSESSYKQYLIQKKGDVSLLQQEQEHALTYMYPSMNDLALMAKDYEARIYERMTTNEDFLKVHVGTGEIQSSFAVKYQPNEESELSSLAEKELVWPYQQLESAPIVIPLMDQTVGLAGNYPVLRTAIQTLLFQISMLHSYRDVEFVTLVPENDYDLNWHAWRWLPHLKIRSLNLRGIIHNAQTRDMVLNSFYQILTKRRQELKEAGNEKIRFQPHYVFSILEESWLSGHGLNEFLAEDMSPYGVTVIWGKDALPMLPETTTTLIDYQSSESAILINQNNEYVNQSFVPTHLPTAYPIEEALQRLANLHHVEVEKNAVPESLDLLEQYEVKRIEELKIKNRWLDAEPNKSIRSLIGWRGKSDFVYWDLHERAHGPHALVGGTTGSGKSEFLTTYLIGLAINFSPEDIGMLIIDWKGGGIANTLDKLPHFMGAITNLDGAGTARALASIKAELNKRQREFAKYGVNNINGYMSLYKQRNTPKPDVVYPNKPLPHLILVSDEFAELKANVPEFLDELTSVARIGRSLGVHLILATQKPSGVVNDQIEANSTSKIALKMASVQDSNELLKTPDAAQITNPGRGYLKVGENEVYELFQSGYAGVLYDPDQTMEEVVDERIFKINDLGQTELLYDPDEDIVQGKDTSDLPTQLEAVIETIEQIFEQSEFTIPDKPWLPNLSEQIATPTIEEAEQRNVTIPLGLLDIPSEQAQKIYHYNLEKASHTAIFSSPGYGKSTLLQTLIMNLAHQNTPEQVQLNLLDFGNNGLLPLKDLPHVADIVTLEEDEKLQKMLDRISGLLAERKGSFKKNGVASIMQYEAKTDSKLPIIVNVLDGYDGLSLEDNRKDKIDEVLLQLLRDGASLGVYLILTASRSGSIRMNMMSNIATKIALYLNDETELSTLLGRETLAPQAINGRGQVMLDTPTAVQFYLPIQGEDSSDLLENLEKEVTRMNHDWTGKRPEKIPMVPEELTIQNFSSFVKEIDADNLYLGLNKLSSLVEKFPLFQGKSLGIFTASNKQFRLMMPWFMQLISDWKEEKDIILIDAAGTLEENSTNVSTYIDRMKVTQQNFELKESLEVMLSNNSNQRVVIINGVAELVDKLFLNPEEVAFLLNGGNDHLQLIVIDSLSKVGNTYGGLTNMVKESVYQILFGGSLQNQLFIENLPYTQKNVVVPRNVLHSLKDDVFEDIVVPMEVGE, from the coding sequence ATGATTCTGAAAACGAATAACATAGCGAATGATTCGATTGTTCCTATTGATGATCAAATGAAGGCTAATCCAACTACGCTTTTTGAGGTGTTTTATTTTGGAGAGCGGTTTTCTCATTATCAGCTAACAACAGCTAACCCGGAATTAGTGATTGATGGACATGTAGTCGTTTATAACGGTCAGGAAATTTTAATTGACGATCAACCCTATGAAAAAACAAATGCCAACTTTATTGTAATGAAGCCAAACGAGTATCAAACGATTGTTACAAATAAACCTAAAAAAGATTTTACAATTTCTTCGATGTCTTCATCAGCGATAAGCATAGAAACAGCAGCGTTTGTTTCGGTCACAGTTAAAAATAAAATGCCGCAATACAATGTAGCGATATACGCAAATAAGGAAAAAATCTATTTTAATGGAAAGTTAGTTGAAAAAGGATCCTTTGACTTTGTTACTGGAAATCAGTTAGTAATGGATAAACTAATTATAGAAGTTCGGGAAAATCAATTAAAGCTAACAACTTTAGGAACGGAGTTCACGTTGAATCCCTTTGAACTCATTGAACAAAGCTACAAACCTGAATACCCATCTGAATTTCCATTATTCAGACGAAGCCCTCGCATCCATCTAAAAGAACCAAAAATGGATGTAGAGGTAATGTCTCCTACCCCAAAAGAAAAAGAAGGAAAAAACGAATTAGTAAGAACCCTTGTCCCTCCTTTGGGAATGGTGGTTTTAAGCGGCGCTACCAGCTTTTTAAGTGGTGGGAATCCAATTATGATGCTAAGTATGGGGGGAGCTAGTTTATTAACGGCAGGGTTTTCGGTATCTAGCTATTTTACCAATAAGAAAGAAACAAAAGAGAAAAACCAACAAAGCGAAAGCTCTTATAAACAATATCTCATCCAGAAGAAGGGCGATGTTTCCCTTTTACAGCAAGAGCAAGAGCACGCACTTACGTATATGTACCCATCAATGAATGACCTTGCCTTAATGGCTAAAGATTATGAAGCTCGAATTTATGAACGAATGACAACCAACGAAGATTTTTTAAAAGTTCATGTTGGAACTGGAGAAATTCAATCAAGCTTTGCTGTAAAGTATCAACCAAATGAAGAGAGTGAATTGAGTTCGCTAGCAGAAAAAGAACTCGTTTGGCCATACCAACAATTAGAATCAGCTCCGATTGTAATCCCTTTAATGGATCAAACCGTTGGGCTAGCAGGAAATTATCCAGTATTGCGAACAGCGATCCAAACGCTATTGTTCCAAATTTCAATGCTGCATTCGTATCGAGATGTTGAATTTGTGACATTGGTTCCAGAAAATGATTATGATCTTAACTGGCATGCTTGGAGATGGTTGCCGCATCTGAAAATTCGCAGCTTAAATTTAAGAGGAATTATCCATAACGCTCAAACCCGAGATATGGTGCTCAACTCCTTTTACCAAATTTTAACAAAAAGAAGACAAGAACTAAAAGAAGCTGGCAATGAAAAGATTCGGTTCCAGCCTCATTATGTGTTCTCTATTTTAGAAGAAAGCTGGTTATCAGGACATGGACTAAATGAATTTTTAGCAGAAGATATGAGTCCCTATGGTGTGACGGTGATTTGGGGGAAAGATGCGTTACCAATGCTCCCAGAAACAACGACAACTTTAATTGATTACCAAAGCAGTGAATCCGCAATTTTGATTAACCAAAACAATGAATATGTGAATCAATCCTTTGTACCGACCCATTTACCTACCGCTTATCCAATTGAAGAAGCACTGCAGCGGTTAGCGAATTTACATCATGTTGAGGTAGAAAAAAATGCTGTTCCTGAAAGTCTAGATTTATTAGAACAGTATGAAGTGAAAAGAATTGAAGAATTAAAGATTAAAAATCGTTGGTTAGATGCTGAACCAAACAAATCTATTCGCTCATTAATTGGATGGCGAGGAAAATCAGATTTTGTATATTGGGATTTACATGAACGAGCGCATGGACCACATGCATTAGTTGGAGGAACAACAGGTTCAGGGAAATCAGAATTTTTAACAACTTATCTAATTGGTTTAGCAATTAATTTTTCACCAGAAGATATTGGAATGTTGATTATTGACTGGAAAGGTGGCGGAATTGCCAATACCTTAGATAAATTACCGCATTTTATGGGGGCAATCACCAACTTAGATGGGGCTGGAACTGCTAGAGCGTTAGCAAGTATCAAGGCAGAATTAAATAAAAGACAAAGAGAGTTTGCTAAATATGGTGTGAATAATATCAATGGTTATATGAGTTTATACAAGCAAAGAAATACACCAAAACCAGATGTCGTTTATCCTAATAAACCACTCCCACATTTAATTTTAGTCTCAGATGAATTTGCGGAATTAAAGGCGAATGTTCCAGAATTCTTAGATGAATTAACATCTGTTGCTCGGATTGGTCGTTCCTTAGGTGTTCATTTAATTTTAGCTACCCAAAAACCATCGGGCGTGGTTAACGATCAAATTGAAGCAAATAGTACTAGTAAAATTGCACTAAAAATGGCAAGTGTTCAAGATTCTAATGAGCTTTTAAAAACACCAGATGCTGCTCAAATTACGAATCCTGGTAGAGGGTATCTTAAAGTTGGAGAAAATGAAGTATATGAACTTTTCCAAAGTGGTTATGCAGGGGTTCTTTATGATCCAGATCAGACTATGGAAGAAGTTGTAGATGAACGTATTTTTAAAATTAATGATTTAGGTCAAACAGAGTTACTTTATGATCCAGATGAAGATATTGTGCAAGGAAAAGATACAAGTGATTTGCCAACACAATTAGAAGCTGTGATTGAAACGATAGAACAAATTTTTGAACAATCAGAGTTTACCATTCCTGATAAACCTTGGCTACCTAATCTTAGTGAACAAATAGCAACACCGACTATTGAGGAAGCAGAACAAAGAAATGTAACGATTCCACTTGGTTTGTTAGATATTCCATCTGAACAAGCGCAAAAAATTTACCATTATAATTTAGAAAAAGCAAGTCATACAGCTATATTTTCAAGTCCTGGTTATGGTAAATCAACACTGTTACAAACATTAATCATGAATTTAGCACATCAAAATACACCAGAACAAGTCCAATTAAACTTATTGGATTTTGGGAACAACGGATTGTTGCCATTAAAAGATTTACCACATGTAGCAGATATTGTCACGCTAGAAGAAGATGAAAAACTACAAAAAATGTTAGATAGAATTTCTGGATTGTTGGCTGAACGAAAAGGTTCCTTTAAAAAAAATGGTGTTGCTAGTATTATGCAGTATGAAGCAAAAACGGATTCGAAGTTACCAATCATTGTGAATGTTTTAGATGGGTATGATGGATTGAGCTTAGAAGATAATCGAAAAGATAAAATTGACGAAGTGTTACTTCAATTATTAAGAGATGGTGCAAGCTTAGGCGTTTATTTAATTTTAACTGCTAGCCGTTCAGGTAGTATTCGTATGAATATGATGAGTAACATTGCAACTAAAATTGCGCTATACTTAAATGATGAAACGGAGTTAAGCACATTACTGGGGAGAGAGACTCTTGCTCCACAGGCAATTAATGGTCGAGGACAAGTCATGTTGGATACGCCAACAGCAGTTCAATTCTATTTACCGATTCAAGGAGAAGACAGTTCTGATCTATTGGAAAATCTTGAAAAAGAAGTCACTCGAATGAATCATGATTGGACTGGGAAACGTCCTGAGAAGATACCGATGGTTCCAGAAGAATTAACCATTCAAAATTTTAGTTCATTTGTAAAAGAAATAGATGCCGATAATTTATACCTTGGATTAAATAAATTATCTTCATTAGTAGAAAAGTTTCCACTATTCCAAGGAAAGAGTTTAGGTATATTTACCGCATCGAATAAACAATTTAGGTTGATGATGCCATGGTTTATGCAACTAATCAGTGATTGGAAAGAAGAGAAGGACATCATTTTAATTGACGCAGCCGGAACATTAGAGGAAAATTCAACGAATGTATCAACTTATATTGATCGAATGAAAGTCACACAACAAAACTTTGAACTAAAAGAATCGTTAGAAGTAATGTTGTCAAATAATTCAAACCAAAGAGTCGTAATAATAAATGGTGTTGCAGAATTAGTTGATAAGCTTTTCTTAAATCCAGAGGAAGTCGCTTTTCTTTTAAATGGTGGCAATGATCATTTGCAACTTATAGTTATAGATAGCTTATCCAAAGTTGGGAATACCTATGGTGGCTTGACGAATATGGTGAAAGAGAGTGTGTATCAAATTCTATTTGGTGGTAGCTTACAAAATCAACTATTTATAGAGAATTTACCGTATACGCAAAAAAATGTTGTGGTTCCTCGAAATGTTCTTCATAGTTTGAAGGATGACGTTTTTGAAGATATTGTTGTACCAATGGAGGTAGGAGAATGA
- a CDS encoding DUF4176 domain-containing protein has protein sequence MKEKMNTPFLPLGSILRLEEPEDNQMLYLVVARAIAKNEMDEIFSRYKVAPHPFGDVPSQEVFTISADQIAEVIFEGYSDQKDQEFLDDLLLKMANGPIVVPEAPEPEEIQEPEPIIDETEQLQKDPFYKFRE, from the coding sequence ATGAAAGAAAAAATGAACACTCCCTTTTTGCCTCTAGGGAGCATTTTACGATTAGAAGAACCTGAAGATAACCAAATGCTTTATTTAGTAGTTGCCAGAGCAATTGCCAAAAATGAAATGGATGAAATTTTTTCAAGATATAAAGTTGCGCCTCATCCATTTGGTGACGTACCTAGTCAAGAAGTATTCACGATTAGCGCTGACCAAATTGCTGAAGTTATTTTTGAAGGATATTCCGATCAAAAAGATCAAGAATTTTTAGATGATTTGTTACTAAAAATGGCTAATGGTCCTATAGTTGTTCCAGAAGCGCCAGAGCCAGAAGAGATTCAAGAACCTGAACCAATCATTGATGAAACTGAACAATTACAAAAAGATCCATTTTATAAATTCAGAGAGTAA
- a CDS encoding DUF5085 family protein, giving the protein MGFNQTIHFENVVSRYYQVDLKDFAKAFEDFVTTVVKSGYTPTSNFFYAINSDLEDPVDMLLQVFIPVEEDKSYELPENYRYQSYYEVINMVGVRVEGDSESQFSEGIRVLVEQIVEMDAELASPPFYFVNQIGDKTFTDILIKISVNV; this is encoded by the coding sequence ATGGGATTTAATCAAACTATTCATTTTGAAAATGTAGTAAGTCGGTATTATCAAGTAGATTTAAAAGATTTTGCCAAGGCATTTGAAGATTTTGTAACAACTGTCGTAAAAAGTGGGTATACGCCAACAAGTAATTTTTTCTATGCCATTAATTCAGATTTAGAAGATCCTGTTGATATGCTGTTGCAAGTGTTTATCCCTGTAGAAGAAGATAAATCATATGAGTTACCCGAAAACTATCGATACCAGTCCTACTACGAAGTCATCAATATGGTAGGTGTGCGAGTGGAAGGTGACAGCGAATCCCAATTTTCAGAAGGGATAAGAGTATTAGTTGAACAAATAGTAGAAATGGATGCTGAATTAGCAAGTCCACCATTTTACTTCGTAAATCAAATAGGCGACAAAACATTTACAGATATTTTAATAAAAATATCCGTAAATGTTTAG
- a CDS encoding pentapeptide repeat-containing protein: protein MKKIVEPVQEITEFIENEEIYIEEIESHTHYKNCRIDMRFGVKKINEMTFENCQFEIKDFNNMEFLDVVFINCDLSNKDFSDSIMYRTRFETCKLSGGNFIGTVLKNVQWWDCLLSYSNFSDTKMENNLFSEGRLNESYFQEATLKKVHFKNIDMDEIDLKGTDLRGVDLSEATFETISLDIPLAKGLIIDYSQAYKIISLCGIVIK from the coding sequence ATGAAAAAAATAGTGGAGCCCGTGCAAGAAATAACCGAATTTATTGAAAATGAAGAGATTTATATAGAAGAGATTGAAAGTCATACACACTATAAAAATTGTCGGATTGACATGAGATTTGGTGTAAAAAAAATCAATGAAATGACATTTGAAAATTGTCAATTTGAAATCAAAGACTTTAATAATATGGAATTTTTAGATGTCGTATTTATTAATTGCGACCTATCAAATAAGGATTTCTCAGATTCAATCATGTACCGCACACGCTTTGAAACCTGTAAATTAAGTGGCGGAAACTTTATTGGAACCGTATTGAAAAATGTTCAATGGTGGGACTGTTTATTAAGTTATAGCAATTTTTCAGATACAAAAATGGAGAATAATTTATTTTCTGAAGGACGACTAAATGAAAGTTATTTCCAAGAAGCCACTTTAAAAAAAGTTCATTTTAAAAATATCGATATGGATGAGATTGATTTAAAAGGCACGGATCTTAGAGGCGTTGATTTATCTGAGGCGACTTTTGAAACAATCAGCTTAGATATTCCGCTTGCAAAAGGCTTGATTATTGACTACAGTCAGGCTTATAAAATTATTTCATTATGTGGCATTGTTATTAAATAA
- the adhP gene encoding alcohol dehydrogenase AdhP yields the protein MKAAVVSEKNNGKVEIKDVTLRALKEGEALVDVEYCGVCHTDLHVAHGDFGEVPGRVIGHEGIGIVKEIAPDVTNLKVGDRVSIAWFFEGCGTCEYCVTGRETFCRDVKNAGFSVDGAMAEECIVKADYAVKVPEGLDPAQASSISCAGVTCYKAIKVSDVKPGQWIAIYGIGGLGNLAIQYAKNVFNAKVIAVDINDDKLEFAKELGADLVCNPLKDGDAGEWIQKAVGGAHAAVVTAVSKVAFNQAVNSVRAASKVVAVGLPSETMDLEIVKTVLDGIQIVGSLVGTRKDLEEAFQFGAEGKVVPLVETRSLDEVNDIFEEMEQGKIRGRMVVDLHKGCSH from the coding sequence ATGAAAGCAGCAGTAGTTAGTGAAAAGAATAACGGGAAAGTTGAAATTAAAGACGTAACATTACGAGCTCTAAAAGAAGGTGAAGCGTTAGTTGATGTGGAATATTGTGGCGTTTGTCACACAGATTTACATGTTGCCCATGGTGATTTTGGTGAAGTTCCAGGACGTGTTATTGGACATGAAGGAATTGGAATCGTCAAAGAAATCGCACCGGATGTTACGAATTTAAAAGTTGGCGATCGCGTAAGTATTGCTTGGTTTTTTGAAGGCTGTGGAACATGTGAATATTGCGTTACGGGTCGTGAAACATTCTGTCGTGATGTTAAAAATGCTGGGTTTTCAGTTGATGGCGCGATGGCAGAAGAATGTATCGTTAAAGCTGATTATGCAGTGAAAGTACCAGAAGGATTGGATCCGGCTCAAGCAAGTAGTATCAGCTGTGCGGGTGTGACTTGTTACAAAGCAATTAAAGTTTCTGATGTGAAGCCAGGACAATGGATTGCGATTTATGGTATTGGTGGGCTGGGGAATTTAGCCATTCAATACGCTAAAAATGTTTTTAATGCAAAGGTAATTGCAGTTGATATTAATGATGATAAATTAGAATTTGCAAAAGAATTAGGTGCAGATTTAGTTTGCAACCCATTGAAAGATGGTGACGCAGGTGAGTGGATTCAAAAAGCTGTTGGCGGCGCACATGCAGCTGTCGTAACAGCAGTATCTAAAGTAGCTTTCAATCAAGCGGTTAATTCAGTTCGTGCTGCTTCAAAAGTAGTGGCAGTAGGATTGCCTTCTGAGACGATGGATCTAGAAATTGTTAAAACGGTTTTAGATGGCATTCAAATCGTTGGTTCCTTAGTTGGAACTAGAAAAGATTTAGAAGAAGCCTTCCAATTTGGCGCTGAAGGAAAAGTTGTGCCATTAGTTGAAACGCGTAGCTTAGATGAAGTAAACGATATTTTTGAAGAAATGGAACAAGGAAAAATTAGAGGAAGAATGGTTGTCGATTTACACAAAGGATGCAGCCATTAA
- a CDS encoding aldo/keto reductase, whose product MKQLDLGKSGLMVSEIALGCMRMSDLSIQEASKVIETSVSEGMTFFDHADIYGGGASEEIFASALKQTSIKREEIHLQTKCGIRKGFFDFSKEHIIASVEGSLKRINTDYVDTLLLHRPDTLMEPAEVAEAFNDLQKSGKVRHFGVSNQNPLQVDLLQKSVDQKLIANQLQFGVMHTGMIDSGINANMKNSASIFHDGGVLEYSRLKEITIQAWSPYQYGMFEGVFLGNEKFPEINQKIDEIADRYQVSNTTIATAWILRHPANMQTIVGSMNPDRIKQIAQASDIQLSREEWYEIYRAAGNQLP is encoded by the coding sequence ATGAAACAATTAGATTTAGGGAAAAGTGGCTTAATGGTTTCAGAAATTGCCTTAGGTTGCATGAGAATGTCGGATCTTTCAATTCAAGAGGCTAGTAAGGTGATTGAAACATCTGTAAGTGAAGGCATGACGTTTTTTGATCATGCGGATATTTATGGTGGCGGAGCTTCTGAAGAAATTTTTGCGTCAGCTTTAAAACAAACCTCGATTAAACGAGAAGAGATTCATTTACAAACAAAATGTGGCATTCGTAAGGGATTCTTTGATTTTTCTAAGGAACATATTATCGCTTCAGTTGAAGGAAGCTTAAAACGTATAAATACAGATTACGTTGACACGTTGTTACTCCATAGACCAGATACATTGATGGAACCAGCAGAAGTAGCAGAAGCCTTTAACGACTTACAAAAAAGTGGAAAAGTACGTCATTTTGGTGTCAGCAATCAAAATCCGTTACAAGTAGACTTATTACAAAAATCAGTGGATCAAAAATTAATCGCAAATCAATTGCAATTCGGTGTGATGCATACAGGAATGATTGACTCAGGTATCAACGCGAATATGAAAAATTCAGCAAGTATTTTCCATGATGGAGGCGTATTAGAATATTCACGCTTAAAAGAAATTACCATTCAAGCGTGGTCACCGTATCAATACGGCATGTTTGAAGGGGTCTTTTTAGGTAATGAAAAATTCCCAGAGATTAACCAAAAAATCGATGAAATTGCAGACCGCTACCAAGTTAGCAATACCACGATTGCAACAGCTTGGATCTTGCGTCATCCAGCAAATATGCAGACCATTGTTGGGAGCATGAATCCCGACCGAATCAAACAAATTGCACAAGCTTCTGACATTCAATTAAGTCGTGAAGAATGGTATGAAATTTACCGCGCAGCAGGCAATCAACTGCCTTAA
- a CDS encoding GNAT family N-acetyltransferase — MIPTLLKTKRLTLTPVQLSEATVLFNVWSNSTVTKYMNIAPFESLQQAKEMIAFFEEILLTEKAVRYAIYYQNNCIGSCGFNFFDWQAKETEIGYEILPTFWNLGLGTEIVALLCQTAFEKLGLETVFASIEKENTASKKLVEKCGFQLATEQHSTLEVYRKSHTT, encoded by the coding sequence GTGATCCCAACATTACTAAAAACGAAACGACTAACGTTAACCCCAGTTCAATTAAGCGAAGCTACGGTTCTCTTTAATGTTTGGTCGAATTCAACCGTTACCAAGTATATGAATATTGCCCCATTTGAATCGCTTCAGCAGGCAAAAGAGATGATTGCTTTTTTTGAAGAAATCTTGCTAACTGAAAAAGCAGTGCGCTATGCTATTTATTACCAGAATAATTGCATTGGCAGTTGCGGTTTTAATTTCTTTGACTGGCAAGCAAAGGAAACTGAAATCGGCTATGAAATTTTACCGACTTTTTGGAATCTTGGATTAGGAACTGAAATTGTTGCTCTTCTTTGCCAGACTGCTTTTGAAAAGCTCGGATTGGAAACGGTGTTTGCTTCTATCGAAAAAGAAAATACCGCTTCAAAGAAATTAGTTGAAAAATGTGGCTTCCAATTAGCAACAGAACAACATTCAACTTTAGAGGTTTATCGTAAATCTCATACTACTTAA
- a CDS encoding AEC family transporter, whose amino-acid sequence MSSIILQATGFLLIISVAYLLKQGGLFKQSDGHLLSKVIVNLTLPAAIILGFNGVEVNSIFFYLILIGFLTNVVLVFFGGFIWKKKDPIQQGFMMFGISGYNIGNFTLPFVQGFFSAAVPFLCMFDMGNALMLSGGSTILVETMTGKSESKFSALQSLKRLFSSPPFTVYILMFFLAIFHITIPKTVLSYVHLFASGNAFLSMFMIGLYLEISIQKTDLKLVSKVLITRYLLATVVACFFYFVLPFPLFIRKVLVLLAFAPIGSLSTISSIAFGCKASVAGFISSASIILSLIIMTVILIVLL is encoded by the coding sequence ATGAGTTCGATTATTTTACAAGCAACGGGATTTTTATTGATTATTTCAGTTGCCTATTTATTAAAGCAAGGAGGGCTATTTAAACAAAGTGATGGCCACCTCTTATCGAAGGTAATCGTCAATCTTACCTTACCAGCTGCGATTATTTTGGGATTTAATGGTGTTGAGGTAAATTCCATTTTCTTTTATTTAATTTTAATTGGTTTTCTTACGAATGTGGTGCTCGTCTTTTTTGGCGGTTTCATTTGGAAAAAGAAAGATCCCATCCAACAAGGCTTTATGATGTTTGGAATCTCAGGTTATAATATTGGCAACTTTACCCTTCCTTTTGTACAAGGTTTTTTTAGCGCCGCCGTTCCTTTTTTATGTATGTTCGACATGGGAAATGCCTTAATGTTATCAGGAGGTTCAACCATTTTAGTAGAAACAATGACGGGTAAAAGTGAATCCAAATTTTCTGCACTTCAAAGCTTAAAACGGTTGTTTTCTTCTCCTCCTTTCACGGTTTACATTCTGATGTTTTTTCTTGCCATCTTTCATATTACAATTCCAAAAACCGTCTTATCCTATGTACACTTATTTGCTAGCGGAAATGCCTTCTTATCCATGTTTATGATTGGTTTGTACTTAGAAATCTCGATTCAAAAAACCGATTTAAAACTTGTCAGTAAAGTATTAATTACTCGTTATTTACTGGCTACCGTCGTGGCTTGTTTTTTCTATTTCGTATTGCCGTTCCCATTGTTTATTCGTAAAGTGCTTGTCTTACTTGCATTTGCTCCAATTGGTAGTTTGTCTACAATTAGCTCAATCGCTTTTGGTTGTAAAGCCTCTGTTGCTGGATTTATTTCATCGGCAAGTATTATTCTTTCATTAATTATTATGACCGTAATTTTGATTGTTTTACTTTAA
- a CDS encoding YxeA family protein, with protein sequence MKKVILSSSILLILLAIAASALAIIGFGDRFNPLVKSEPVYVLTSTKDAVKVPEGGYHYTQKAYNQDGDESPIKYYAGGILKEDAYLKLDAKGDYVREWEEVTQNDVPKKALEKLNQLRPN encoded by the coding sequence ATGAAAAAAGTAATTTTAAGTAGTAGTATTTTATTGATTCTTTTAGCTATCGCAGCCAGTGCTTTAGCCATTATCGGATTTGGCGATCGCTTTAATCCACTAGTAAAGAGTGAGCCTGTCTATGTTTTGACTTCAACAAAGGATGCTGTCAAAGTTCCAGAAGGCGGTTATCATTATACTCAAAAAGCTTATAACCAAGATGGGGACGAATCTCCCATTAAATATTACGCAGGAGGCATTTTAAAGGAAGACGCGTATCTTAAATTAGATGCCAAAGGGGACTATGTTCGTGAGTGGGAAGAAGTCACACAAAATGATGTTCCAAAAAAAGCTTTAGAGAAACTAAATCAGCTTCGTCCAAATTAA
- the ald gene encoding alanine dehydrogenase, with the protein MRIGIPKEIKNNENRVAIVPAGVATLVEAGHEVFVENEAGIGAGFSNADYVKVGAKMIEEAETVWSADMIMKVKEPQVSEYRYFREDLILFTYLHLAPVKELTLALKESGVTAVAYETMVDNERTLPLLTPMSEVAGRMSVQIGAQFLESQYGGNGTLLAGVPGVKRGKIVIIGGGKAGTNAAKVGIGMGAAVTILDVSSKRLAELDDLFGNQINTAISNGYTIAQELRDADVVIGAVLIPGAKAPKLVTEEMVKEMKKGAVLVDIAIDQGGIFETTDKITTHDDPIYLKHGVIHYAVANMPGAVARTSTLALTNATLPYALQIANQGIKKAAKANPTIFSGLNLMNHEVTYEAVALAHGLNYVSATNYIE; encoded by the coding sequence ATGAGAATAGGAATTCCAAAAGAGATTAAGAACAATGAAAATAGAGTGGCGATTGTGCCAGCGGGTGTTGCGACTTTAGTTGAAGCAGGACACGAGGTGTTTGTTGAAAATGAAGCAGGCATTGGAGCGGGTTTTTCTAACGCTGATTATGTAAAAGTAGGGGCAAAAATGATTGAAGAGGCTGAAACCGTTTGGTCAGCCGATATGATTATGAAAGTAAAAGAACCACAAGTATCAGAATATCGTTATTTTAGAGAAGACTTGATTTTGTTTACGTACTTACATTTAGCGCCAGTAAAAGAATTAACGCTAGCATTAAAAGAAAGTGGCGTGACAGCTGTTGCTTATGAAACGATGGTAGACAATGAAAGAACCTTGCCGTTGTTAACACCAATGAGTGAAGTGGCAGGAAGAATGTCTGTGCAAATTGGCGCTCAATTTTTAGAAAGTCAATATGGCGGCAATGGCACCTTGCTTGCAGGCGTTCCTGGGGTTAAGCGTGGTAAAATTGTGATTATTGGTGGAGGGAAAGCCGGTACGAATGCAGCTAAAGTTGGCATTGGAATGGGTGCTGCTGTGACAATTTTAGATGTTAGTTCAAAACGATTAGCGGAATTAGATGATTTATTTGGCAATCAAATCAATACGGCGATTTCTAACGGATACACGATTGCACAGGAATTACGCGACGCAGATGTTGTAATTGGAGCCGTTCTAATACCGGGAGCGAAGGCACCAAAATTAGTTACGGAAGAGATGGTCAAGGAAATGAAAAAAGGCGCTGTTTTAGTTGATATTGCCATTGATCAAGGAGGCATTTTTGAAACAACAGATAAAATTACGACTCATGATGATCCTATTTATCTAAAACATGGTGTCATTCACTATGCCGTTGCCAATATGCCTGGTGCAGTAGCTAGAACGTCAACATTAGCTTTAACAAATGCTACGTTGCCTTATGCACTTCAAATTGCCAATCAGGGTATCAAAAAAGCAGCGAAAGCCAATCCAACAATTTTTAGTGGACTTAATTTGATGAATCATGAAGTTACTTATGAAGCAGTTGCACTGGCTCATGGGTTAAATTATGTTTCGGCAACTAATTATATAGAATAA